From a single Endozoicomonas euniceicola genomic region:
- a CDS encoding TraV family lipoprotein: MSVLFKPQRHQGTKFLKHFFFVSLCLCGSTLLLSGCSLLGVGEAEYACPEPGKGVCKSARQVYKDTDTSIPAPEALPVTVKTEPDPGLVNPEAIPNRTPAQILRIWIAPWVDKQGNWHSGGVVMTDIYPREWQSAIPVYSPSDD; this comes from the coding sequence ATGAGCGTATTGTTTAAACCACAAAGGCACCAAGGCACGAAGTTTTTAAAACATTTCTTCTTCGTGTCTTTGTGCCTTTGTGGTTCAACGCTGTTGTTGTCAGGCTGCTCCCTCCTTGGTGTGGGCGAAGCAGAATACGCCTGCCCCGAGCCTGGCAAAGGCGTGTGTAAATCAGCACGTCAGGTTTACAAAGACACTGACACCTCCATCCCTGCACCAGAGGCTCTGCCTGTAACGGTTAAAACAGAACCTGATCCCGGTCTGGTCAATCCCGAAGCGATTCCCAACCGAACCCCCGCCCAAATCCTGAGAATCTGGATCGCCCCCTGGGTAGACAAACAGGGCAACTGGCACAGCGGTGGCGTAGTAATGACCGATATCTACCCGAGGGAATGGCAGTCCGCTATTCCCGTCTATTCCCCCTCAGATGATTAA
- a CDS encoding TraB/VirB10 family protein: MFLKPKSRNQPLLFALPYSATDLSFHKKTMNTLNRYLTPRVRRLGIVLGSTLVIIILIFVTSKQHQPSDNKTDETKAQSVDFTGVPPKELTLNRISADLENINQQQQALHEQHQKEMGLIQQEIKRLNSVNPVQGNIIATETVIPPEPLPPDVLSWNHYNQPPPPQYPEPEEREAPPPKPIRMLGATFSPPTATDTKADNKPRLLRLPAGSILSGQLITGLDVPTGQGARREPYPVLIRIKASAILPNRYRTNVRECFVLASGYGDLSSERAYLRSETLSCIFSNKIKDKEQVIEQPLEGYLAGEDGKAGLRGRLVSKQGQVMAKAAMAGFLGGVSQAFDIKPVPVFSVVPNKNGEIQSPFQSGLKGSEALQSSLIKGSNKALEKLADFYLKLADQMVPVIEISAERKVDLILTRGLQP, from the coding sequence TTGTTTCTCAAACCCAAGAGCCGGAATCAGCCCCTGCTGTTCGCCCTTCCTTACTCAGCCACTGACCTTTCTTTTCATAAAAAGACCATGAATACCCTCAACCGCTATTTAACGCCCAGAGTCCGACGTTTAGGGATTGTTCTGGGCAGTACCCTGGTCATCATTATCCTGATTTTTGTTACCAGCAAACAGCATCAACCGAGCGACAACAAAACCGATGAGACAAAAGCACAGAGTGTGGATTTTACCGGCGTTCCTCCAAAAGAGCTGACCCTGAACCGCATCAGCGCCGATCTGGAAAACATTAATCAGCAGCAACAGGCACTTCATGAACAACATCAGAAAGAGATGGGGCTGATACAACAGGAAATTAAACGACTGAATAGTGTTAATCCGGTTCAAGGCAACATCATTGCCACAGAAACCGTTATTCCACCAGAACCCCTGCCTCCAGACGTTTTGAGCTGGAACCACTATAACCAACCACCGCCCCCACAATACCCGGAACCTGAAGAGCGAGAAGCACCACCGCCTAAACCCATACGTATGCTCGGTGCTACTTTCTCGCCTCCGACAGCAACAGACACCAAAGCAGACAACAAACCCAGGTTACTGCGCCTGCCCGCTGGCAGTATTCTGTCCGGGCAACTCATTACCGGACTTGATGTACCCACCGGCCAGGGTGCACGACGGGAGCCTTATCCCGTTCTTATCCGAATCAAAGCCTCCGCTATTTTACCCAACCGCTACCGAACCAATGTGCGTGAATGCTTTGTGCTGGCTTCTGGCTATGGGGACCTGAGTTCCGAACGGGCTTACCTTCGCAGTGAAACCTTGTCGTGCATTTTCAGCAACAAAATCAAAGACAAAGAGCAGGTTATTGAACAACCACTGGAAGGGTATTTAGCCGGAGAAGATGGCAAGGCAGGCTTACGGGGCAGACTGGTCAGCAAGCAGGGGCAGGTTATGGCAAAAGCGGCGATGGCGGGATTTCTTGGTGGTGTTAGTCAGGCGTTTGATATCAAACCAGTCCCTGTGTTTTCCGTGGTGCCGAATAAAAACGGTGAAATACAGTCGCCTTTCCAATCCGGGCTAAAAGGCAGTGAAGCCCTGCAAAGCTCCCTGATCAAGGGCAGCAACAAGGCTCTGGAAAAGCTGGCGGACTTTTACCTGAAACTGGCTGATCAGATGGTACCGGTTATTGAAATCAGCGCAGAACGAAAAGTCGATTTGATCCTGACCAGAGGGTTACAGCCATGA
- the traD gene encoding conjugative transfer system coupling protein TraD (Members of this protein family are the putative conjugative coupling factor, TraD, as the term is used for the SXT and TOL plasmid systems.) gives MISDKPYLQSWRPVYELSSAVLWFTSMNIAITLMFFSSLPTVGFMVTTALCGTITLTRLAQALPRWQRHQRLKGKKLTLFTLTAKQCQTLQQQNSDKGVWLGWGFEWQRQHGQLAWDLLRSDNQPAKSESIMGAGWIHGMEEHEQTLFQPLAQVQMHTMVIGVPGSGKTRLFDLLVTQAVLRNEPVIIIDPKGDHDLASHTLRSCELSGSQRRFMKFHPGFPADSIRINLLQNFNRSSELASRIAGLMPSGGDNAPFQAFAQKAVDAVVQGYLLCGQRPTLVLIRQGLEGGVTQLLIRALTAVCSSHFPEVEKKIASKSQQHKVNQETIAHRWIKLYREQIMPENPCTDVEGLISLFEHDRAHYGKMIATLLPALGMLTGGPLARLLSPDPTDIDDLRPCTHTANLIEQNKVMYFGLDSLSDPMVGKAIGQLLLADLAAVAGDRYNYSSAHSQQHSQPINLFVDEAAEVLCPQLLSLLNKGRGAKFRLYVATQTLADFEAQLGSEAAAEQFIDNCNHLICLRTQNPETQKFITDKLPPVRYRYFIRNQGINTDANRPMEFTGNLSEQQLEETGDLFPPQLLGELPNLEYVARLGGGRLLKGRIPIICSPES, from the coding sequence ATGATTAGCGATAAACCTTACCTGCAAAGCTGGCGACCCGTTTATGAACTCAGTTCGGCGGTACTCTGGTTCACGTCCATGAATATCGCCATTACCCTGATGTTTTTCAGCTCGCTGCCAACGGTTGGTTTTATGGTGACCACCGCCTTGTGCGGCACGATCACCCTGACACGGTTAGCCCAAGCCCTGCCCCGATGGCAGCGGCACCAGAGATTGAAAGGCAAAAAGCTGACTTTGTTCACGCTGACCGCCAAACAGTGCCAAACCCTCCAACAACAGAACAGTGACAAAGGCGTCTGGCTGGGCTGGGGTTTTGAGTGGCAACGACAGCATGGGCAGCTGGCGTGGGACCTGCTTCGCAGCGATAACCAGCCCGCCAAATCTGAGAGCATTATGGGCGCAGGCTGGATTCATGGCATGGAAGAGCATGAGCAAACACTGTTTCAACCGTTGGCACAAGTTCAGATGCACACCATGGTGATTGGTGTTCCCGGCAGTGGCAAAACCCGATTGTTTGATCTGCTGGTCACTCAGGCAGTGTTGCGTAACGAGCCGGTGATTATCATCGACCCCAAAGGCGACCATGACCTTGCTTCTCATACGCTCAGAAGTTGTGAACTGTCAGGCAGTCAACGCCGTTTTATGAAGTTCCACCCCGGCTTTCCGGCAGACTCCATTCGTATCAACCTGTTGCAGAACTTTAACCGTTCCAGCGAGCTGGCCAGCCGGATTGCCGGGCTGATGCCGTCTGGTGGTGATAACGCACCGTTTCAGGCGTTTGCCCAGAAAGCGGTAGATGCGGTGGTTCAAGGGTATTTGCTCTGTGGTCAGCGCCCTACTCTGGTACTTATTCGACAAGGGCTGGAAGGTGGCGTAACACAATTACTAATCAGAGCTTTAACGGCGGTGTGTTCAAGCCATTTTCCTGAAGTGGAGAAAAAAATTGCTTCAAAATCACAGCAACATAAGGTCAATCAAGAGACCATAGCTCATCGCTGGATAAAGCTTTATCGAGAACAGATCATGCCTGAAAACCCCTGTACGGACGTGGAAGGATTAATCTCACTGTTTGAACACGACCGGGCGCACTATGGCAAGATGATCGCGACTCTGTTGCCCGCACTGGGCATGTTAACCGGTGGACCTCTTGCGCGACTGCTATCACCCGACCCGACAGATATAGACGACCTTCGCCCCTGCACCCATACGGCCAACCTGATCGAACAAAATAAGGTGATGTATTTCGGGCTGGATTCGCTAAGCGACCCGATGGTGGGTAAAGCCATCGGACAGCTGTTACTGGCAGACCTTGCTGCTGTGGCGGGTGACCGTTACAACTACTCATCCGCACACTCGCAACAACACAGCCAGCCCATTAACTTATTCGTGGATGAAGCCGCTGAAGTGCTCTGCCCTCAACTGTTATCCCTGCTCAACAAAGGTAGAGGTGCAAAATTCCGCTTATACGTTGCCACCCAGACACTGGCGGACTTTGAGGCGCAGTTGGGCTCAGAAGCAGCAGCGGAACAGTTTATCGACAACTGCAACCATTTAATCTGTTTGCGTACCCAGAATCCCGAAACCCAGAAATTTATTACCGATAAATTACCTCCGGTTCGTTACCGCTACTTTATCCGCAACCAGGGCATCAACACCGATGCCAACCGCCCTATGGAATTTACCGGCAACCTGAGTGAACAACAGCTGGAGGAAACCGGTGATCTGTTCCCACCGCAGCTGTTAGGCGAACTGCCCAATCTTGAATACGTGGCACGACTGGGTGGTGGTCGTTTGCTGAAAGGCAGAATCCCGATTATCTGTTCTCCAGAATCCTGA
- a CDS encoding DUF4400 domain-containing protein, with translation MTNSQKQTSPIVVWCYGLGLILLWLAIPGQNVNQYLQKEQQQYARSLGKDNGIWIINNGQLLYSKIVFETGVQSFLLKHTTPDRKMGEGLATTIEFFQAVVRNFLTLLQQLFYRIALLIACFPYWGIVLLAAVMDGWLIRKIRYHDFHYTSPLQNLWSRRLCRWIPGLFLYLVMIPLPFPVWLFPIMAWLATLSLGWWTANWQKRV, from the coding sequence ATGACAAATTCTCAAAAACAGACCAGCCCCATCGTTGTCTGGTGCTATGGGCTGGGTCTAATTCTGCTCTGGCTGGCTATTCCCGGACAAAACGTGAATCAATACCTGCAGAAGGAGCAACAACAGTACGCCAGAAGTCTGGGGAAAGATAATGGAATCTGGATTATCAATAACGGACAGCTTCTCTACTCCAAAATTGTGTTTGAAACGGGTGTTCAGAGCTTTCTGCTGAAACACACCACGCCAGATCGGAAGATGGGCGAAGGACTCGCCACAACCATCGAGTTTTTTCAGGCCGTTGTCCGAAACTTCCTGACGCTTCTGCAACAATTGTTTTATCGTATTGCCCTGTTAATCGCCTGCTTTCCTTACTGGGGCATCGTTCTGCTAGCTGCGGTGATGGACGGATGGCTGATCCGGAAAATACGCTACCACGATTTCCATTACACCAGCCCATTACAAAACCTCTGGAGTCGCAGACTATGCCGATGGATTCCGGGGCTGTTCCTGTATCTGGTCATGATTCCCCTACCTTTTCCCGTCTGGCTCTTCCCTATCATGGCGTGGCTGGCCACGCTTTCACTGGGTTGGTGGACAGCCAACTGGCAGAAACGTGTCTGA
- the traA gene encoding TraA family conjugative transfer protein — translation MNSLPLTDLQTFTIKQQHWMLSLATLVVLSLLPPELQAADPVVPTGSTDFAEIYARLVGWIKGDLGRTLSIAFVLIGLAYGMARNSLIGFATGVGAAVGLQVTPTIINSIFGL, via the coding sequence ATGAACTCCCTTCCTCTCACTGACCTGCAAACCTTCACCATTAAACAACAGCACTGGATGTTGTCCCTGGCGACACTGGTCGTCCTTTCGTTGTTACCGCCCGAACTTCAGGCGGCTGACCCTGTGGTACCTACAGGCTCCACTGATTTCGCTGAAATCTATGCAAGACTGGTCGGGTGGATTAAAGGCGATCTAGGCAGAACCTTATCCATTGCTTTTGTATTAATCGGGCTGGCTTACGGCATGGCACGCAACTCCCTGATCGGTTTTGCCACCGGTGTCGGTGCAGCGGTGGGTTTGCAGGTCACTCCCACCATTATCAACTCAATATTCGGGCTTTAA
- a CDS encoding TraI domain-containing protein, whose translation MTASQVLSVVNHWLHPQQKTEPLPIPQPAPDTNPSEGCAGYQVGVGTILHQQQSLIHQVSEQLCLPDELQELFNQTLDQLALWLHLLPAHPLHHCEPAGALRHALETAFWAVSSTQQIHVDHDLYPDRRRARQPLWRLMAGVAGLLHDSGRMVSCVTIRDEQAGQWVATQQSLGSWLQQHRIERYCPHWQHCESRPDKPIPQEYTWTNLLLLEQLIPNNLRYALQSDRDKGILWQTFISALVGQSSPLAVKQLVSAVEVARLKSVKLHFVRGEALTGLNQPIAPERSTLKEAASKQPVSKDLSENGLGWLKQVVSQLNPDSVKWAKESLLLKWPEDVAGQEGLPDPDVLLECWQEQGWLRPIANQVIIRRNGRQVIALQPEISKQCRQWLPASEANAEAAP comes from the coding sequence ATGACCGCTTCACAGGTTTTATCGGTGGTTAACCACTGGCTGCACCCTCAGCAAAAAACTGAGCCTCTGCCAATACCCCAACCAGCACCCGATACCAATCCGTCAGAGGGTTGCGCGGGTTATCAGGTGGGAGTGGGAACCATCCTGCATCAGCAACAATCGTTGATTCATCAAGTAAGTGAACAACTCTGTCTGCCTGATGAGCTGCAAGAGTTGTTTAACCAGACGCTGGATCAGCTGGCTCTCTGGCTACATCTTCTACCCGCTCACCCTCTTCATCATTGTGAACCCGCCGGAGCCCTGCGCCATGCACTGGAAACCGCTTTCTGGGCGGTGTCCTCCACACAACAAATCCATGTGGATCATGACCTCTACCCGGATAGACGCCGGGCAAGACAACCCCTCTGGCGATTAATGGCAGGTGTCGCCGGATTGTTGCATGACAGTGGACGCATGGTCAGCTGCGTAACAATCAGGGATGAACAGGCCGGGCAATGGGTGGCGACTCAGCAAAGTCTGGGAAGCTGGCTGCAACAGCACCGTATTGAGCGTTACTGTCCCCACTGGCAGCATTGTGAATCCCGTCCCGACAAGCCGATTCCACAAGAATATACCTGGACAAACCTATTACTGTTGGAGCAACTGATACCCAACAACCTGCGTTATGCCTTACAGTCAGACCGGGATAAGGGCATTCTCTGGCAAACCTTTATCAGCGCACTGGTGGGACAGAGCAGTCCTTTAGCGGTTAAACAACTGGTTAGTGCGGTGGAGGTGGCTCGCCTGAAAAGCGTCAAACTGCATTTTGTGCGGGGAGAGGCTCTGACAGGTCTTAATCAACCAATTGCCCCAGAGCGATCAACTTTAAAAGAAGCGGCTTCAAAACAGCCTGTTTCCAAAGATTTGTCTGAAAACGGGTTGGGATGGCTAAAACAGGTGGTATCCCAGCTAAACCCCGATAGTGTGAAATGGGCAAAAGAGTCTCTGCTTTTGAAGTGGCCGGAAGATGTCGCCGGGCAAGAAGGATTACCCGATCCCGATGTCCTGCTTGAATGCTGGCAAGAACAGGGTTGGCTGCGCCCCATCGCTAACCAGGTCATTATTCGTCGCAATGGTCGTCAGGTGATTGCCTTACAACCGGAAATATCTAAACAGTGTCGCCAGTGGTTGCCAGCCAGTGAAGCAAATGCTGAGGCTGCGCCATGA
- a CDS encoding conjugal transfer protein TraF, giving the protein MFFLLLLLLLFPAAGTTDEGWFDRHSEGWFWYEKIPEPETHKDEAKHLSKTAADQPLTTSWIRNNIGHYLDAAIDHPSKKNVSAYLYLDRLVKEKAERFARIGKQVIESDPMLDENARRPISPAAAKIQDDIASQAKERVLKSIAKISGLVFYYQGNCRLCQLQVKTLQAFCNQYDFSLIPVSTDGVLLPEMGPGKIEPSPPETLNIVRYPALFLMRPPDDIIPLRQGNLSLMELAEQVLQAAEQHHWITPEQFNKTRITSDTWHQTMPNQIIPLLNKASQAPSITD; this is encoded by the coding sequence ATGTTTTTCTTGCTGCTTTTATTACTGCTTTTTCCAGCAGCTGGCACCACAGACGAGGGATGGTTTGACCGACACTCAGAAGGCTGGTTCTGGTATGAAAAAATCCCGGAACCTGAAACCCACAAAGATGAAGCAAAGCACTTGTCAAAAACAGCTGCTGACCAACCTCTCACCACAAGCTGGATCAGAAACAATATCGGTCACTATCTGGATGCAGCCATTGATCATCCAAGCAAAAAAAACGTCAGTGCTTATCTGTATCTGGACCGATTAGTGAAAGAAAAAGCGGAACGATTTGCTCGTATAGGTAAACAAGTCATCGAAAGCGACCCAATGCTCGATGAAAATGCTCGCCGCCCCATATCACCGGCAGCTGCAAAGATTCAGGATGACATAGCCAGTCAAGCTAAAGAGCGGGTGCTGAAAAGCATTGCCAAAATATCAGGACTGGTATTTTACTATCAGGGAAACTGTCGTTTATGCCAGCTTCAGGTTAAAACGTTGCAAGCCTTCTGTAATCAGTATGACTTTTCATTGATCCCTGTTTCCACGGATGGGGTGCTGCTGCCGGAAATGGGTCCCGGTAAGATTGAGCCAAGCCCTCCGGAGACGTTGAACATTGTTCGCTACCCTGCCCTTTTTCTAATGCGCCCGCCAGACGACATCATTCCTCTCAGACAAGGCAACCTTTCACTCATGGAGCTGGCAGAGCAAGTACTTCAGGCAGCGGAACAGCACCACTGGATTACACCAGAGCAGTTTAATAAAACCCGCATTACCTCTGATACCTGGCACCAGACAATGCCTAATCAGATAATTCCTCTGCTTAATAAGGCTTCTCAAGCGCCTTCTATAACCGATTGA
- a CDS encoding type-F conjugative transfer system secretin TraK — protein sequence MNKAFASVVCACCLLLGPPLTAAGTPPVKLQVSPGQQQMVTLSRLHLNRIVTPFPAPQVRTIDQADIRIEGSVIYLSSRQEEPFVVYITPPGNESHALSLLVTLLDVPPKEIQLSLSKQWQRTLLSNRETARKWEESADYEQVITDILKALVKGQIPEGYELGKFTASSLQPCQQDGLVFEFTQAQKVQGHHFNVLIGTARNQTEKPLIFHEQNCHGHHVSAVSMWPKNSLYPGQKRELFIVSQTQEPESAPAVRPSLLSH from the coding sequence GGACCACCGTTAACCGCAGCAGGAACACCCCCGGTAAAATTGCAAGTGTCACCCGGACAACAGCAAATGGTCACCCTGAGCCGATTGCACCTGAACCGGATCGTAACCCCTTTTCCTGCACCGCAAGTCCGTACCATTGATCAGGCAGATATTCGTATAGAAGGCAGTGTTATCTATCTTTCATCACGGCAGGAAGAACCGTTTGTGGTCTATATCACGCCTCCGGGCAATGAATCCCACGCCCTGTCGTTACTGGTGACACTGCTGGATGTGCCACCAAAAGAGATCCAACTCAGCCTGTCCAAACAATGGCAACGAACCCTGCTGAGCAATCGGGAAACTGCCCGAAAATGGGAAGAGTCGGCAGACTATGAACAGGTCATCACCGATATTTTAAAGGCATTGGTCAAAGGCCAAATTCCGGAAGGCTACGAACTGGGAAAATTTACCGCCTCCAGTCTTCAACCCTGCCAGCAGGATGGCTTGGTCTTTGAATTTACCCAGGCACAAAAGGTACAGGGGCATCATTTTAACGTTCTGATAGGCACCGCCAGAAACCAGACTGAAAAGCCTCTCATCTTCCATGAACAGAACTGTCATGGTCATCACGTCAGCGCCGTATCCATGTGGCCAAAAAACAGTTTATACCCGGGGCAGAAACGGGAGCTGTTTATTGTTTCTCAAACCCAAGAGCCGGAATCAGCCCCTGCTGTTCGCCCTTCCTTACTCAGCCACTGA